One Cystobacter ferrugineus genomic window, GGTGCCGGGCAGGTGTTCGTCAGCCCATCTCCCTGATGCACCACGGAACGACCGTTGGCAAAAGTCTTCATTTCGCCCCCTCGATGACACAAGCGCCGACACGTCCCGTATCAGAGCACCCATAAACCAACACACGCGCGGCCTGTCCGTGCGTTGGTTCCAGTCTACCCACCTGGTGCAATGCAAGCCCCACTCCCAGGGCGCCGGCAGATGCCCCCGCGTCTCCCATTGCCTCGGCCGTGAGGCGGACCACCAGTGGCTCCGGCATGAGGGAGGCATTGCGCAAGCTTGCCCACTGGAACTCGCGCGCCCAGAAGCTTTCTCCTGTCTGGCAGGAGAGGATTTCATCCACCCTGCGGCCTCCCAACATGGGATTCAGGCGGAGTTCCCGGAATGCCTCCGTCAATCCGTCCGCCAGGTTGGGCTCTTCCTGGTGAAAGTGATGACGCTCCTCGGCCAACGTGTGAGCAACCACCCAGCCTCGCGGCTTCGGTCCCCGCACGTCGAGGGCCGCCGCGGAGGCGAGCAGGAAGAAGCCAGCTCCCTCTCCTGGAATGATGCCGTCACGCTGGGTGGGACCCTGGATGCGATTCTTCCTGGACAAGTGCCGCAAAGAAGAGGCATCACACATCGAATCCACCGCGCCCACCACGACTCGCGAGTATCGTCGGCTCCTCAGGAACTCCGTGGCTTGGGCCAGCGCGGAGAAAAAACCGGCACGTCCCTCTGTCCACAGCCCGGATGAGGGCACCTCCAGCCGCACTGAGCCCGCGGCGTCTCGCAGAGCCTGGAGCAACGCCGCCTCTTGAACTGGAGCACCACTGTCTGGTTCTGGGAGAGAAAGCACCAAGGGAAGTTGCTCGGCTTTCTCAGCGTGACCTGTCCGCAAACACTCACCCAGCGCGGTGACTGCCATGGCGGCCATGCGTTCGGTACGCGAGAGTTGGGGCTCTAGTAGCGTCAAGGCCGAGGCGATCACCGGCCGCCTCGCTCCATCAACCACCTGCGAGAAGCGAAAACGAGAAGCGGCCGCTGCCCATTCTACTTGCGTCATGCGGGCCGTCAGTCCCACGGGTGAACACAGCCCGAGACCCAAGATCGCCAGGCCTCCCGGTGCATGTGGGAGCCTTTTCATGTAAAGCACTCCTCCCATGGCTCCAGCTCGCGGACCACTCCGTATTCGAATGCGGACAATTGGCGATGTGCGGGAATGGTCGCACGCCAGATAAGCGTCACTGCATGCTCATCGGGCTCCAGGTGCACAGCATCCAGCCGCAACGCACGCAACTCCTTGCGATGGCGGAAGTACACCTTCACTCCCAGACGGCAGCGAGGGAGCAGAAAAGCATACTGTCCATCTGGAGAACATCCAGAGAGCACGACCTCCTCCCCGCCTCGTAGGTGGATGTCTGTGCGTAGTCCGGGAGCAGCCGCGAAGAAGAAGCGCTCATCGAAGTCCCTGGCCCACAGCGGAGCCCGTCGTTCCACCCATTGTGCGTCGTAGGTTCCCGCAAGGGCCAGTCGTGGTTGCCACCCACGAGCAATGGGACCCAAGCCTACCGGCTCCACGCGGTCAGTGGGACCTTCCATGCACCGCAGCGGATCCTCGATATTGGGGAGGGGACAACCCATTGCCTCACGCACCGAGGTGTAGAAGCCATGCCCCACCGGATTGCGTGGCTCGTATTGAGGGGGGGCGTCTTCTCTGCTCTGGGCCACGCCGCCAAAACTGTGCTCGTACAGGAGCGACATGGACTCGAAAGGCTTGGGCTCGGATGGGCGAGGGCCCAACACCCCGCGCGTCCAGATCCTGTCGCCCCATACTTGCACGCCTTTCCTGCACGGTCCTACTCGAACTGC contains:
- a CDS encoding beta-ketoacyl synthase N-terminal-like domain-containing protein encodes the protein MKRLPHAPGGLAILGLGLCSPVGLTARMTQVEWAAAASRFRFSQVVDGARRPVIASALTLLEPQLSRTERMAAMAVTALGECLRTGHAEKAEQLPLVLSLPEPDSGAPVQEAALLQALRDAAGSVRLEVPSSGLWTEGRAGFFSALAQATEFLRSRRYSRVVVGAVDSMCDASSLRHLSRKNRIQGPTQRDGIIPGEGAGFFLLASAAALDVRGPKPRGWVVAHTLAEERHHFHQEEPNLADGLTEAFRELRLNPMLGGRRVDEILSCQTGESFWAREFQWASLRNASLMPEPLVVRLTAEAMGDAGASAGALGVGLALHQVGRLEPTHGQAARVLVYGCSDTGRVGACVIEGAK
- a CDS encoding DUF2169 family type VI secretion system accessory protein, which gives rise to MPNLKNLCPFAVADFPSLTKEGLEVLVVCASGRFRLPPAGRPSSEPLKPSEEQPLPPLADVYWGEPGRSSLRHEAQTAWVRPGTDVYVSATAWAPGGRPVSQMLAAVRVGPCRKGVQVWGDRIWTRGVLGPRPSEPKPFESMSLLYEHSFGGVAQSREDAPPQYEPRNPVGHGFYTSVREAMGCPLPNIEDPLRCMEGPTDRVEPVGLGPIARGWQPRLALAGTYDAQWVERRAPLWARDFDERFFFAAAPGLRTDIHLRGGEEVVLSGCSPDGQYAFLLPRCRLGVKVYFRHRKELRALRLDAVHLEPDEHAVTLIWRATIPAHRQLSAFEYGVVRELEPWEECFT